caatgatggtgggtggaaaataattgagtgaaaggagggggggagggtgtggactggcggccagacgtggaagtcgccacacacacgcgtggctaggggactgtgacggcaatgccgtgtaggtcgccctttcacgtccccccccacccccaacccacccacccaggggcGACTCTTGACGGCAAGCCATATTGCGATGTTGATCCTGATAGCAATTTTCCATAGATCCATGCTTGGGAAGgggggggtgattcacgacggtaaacaccaaggggggggagggagggggggagggacggtgacggcgacactgaccggagaggtgagggggcgtgcgtccttatgcttcggcgacgatggaatgactaatgaatcaatgatggtgggcggaaaataattgagtggaaaaggggggtggagggggggaggagaggtgatgggggggCTGGGCGGGCAGACGTggcagccgcccgccacacacgcgtgattagggggactctgacggcgcctgccatagaagtcgccctttccctttgcattcacggaatcctggagggtgggatgaccgagtgttgccatcacgcgttccctccgacatctcaatacatcccctatggtcaaggtcgtcgcgactgccgcacgagatcccgttacctgtccatcctttttacctggagaaagcgtctgtgacggccagggcggagcggcggcctcttccactttacaccgaccaccagcggcatggctggacgtaatacttatgtcggatggcggtcttattactatcattattattattattattattaatattattattattattattattattattagaaaggttatgcagagtcgatggaacattttatttttattaggacaaatacagctcattgcttattagggcaaatacatctctttcattcaaaacatttgcgaattgaaggcgaagagatcatcgtcatcgctgtcaatgacgggcgtagttttaataactctaggaaccagcttcttacgaggggcggctggagcaacggggagttttggtgtgctgtcgtcctctggcgtgttagggggaatattttttttttttctgttttcctgcgacttcttcttcacctcctgaccctctttgCCGCCTACTGTCGACTCATCTGACCGTTGCGGCTGTGCTTCGGTCGGAGGTGGCATCAGCGACTCCTGAGGTGGCGGAATCGACTGCGATgtcggctgctgctgttgcgactcctgtcctgatggagcgtcaggaggtgggctggccggcagtggcgacatgtcgtcatcactaaagatcaatttcttctttgcaggttctgacattttctccacattgacatcctcatggtcAGCACGGCTTCGCTTGCCCCCAGCATCGCccagatagatatcaaagcggaaagagatgcgttctgtaacagacaaaaaaaaaaaaaaaaacgatgagaacaatggaaaagtttttatttcccctcccactctccctcttcttattcattggcaaagaacgttaatgtaatttacaatggtgaAGATGTCAGATGCCGTGCAAGGTAATGGCGTACTCACCCGCAGTTCTCAAGATGAAATGTTTGTTagcttgctccattcttggagatgaggcttcgacgtccgactgggttgagaggtgatggcgaagtgacgcttatccgtcagcaattaccccatattgaccccctttcccacccccaccccaccccccaatctaccttattaccgctttacagatgttacgacatctcgcctggctgccggctgggcaaaacgtaggcatgcaatgcggcatattacgaaatattacgtatgccatacgagtaatttttttgtcattatatagatattgatgctttttgaaggtggcgtgaataatgcacattgcacgttttaatgtatgccaactcagtagaatgcaaaagaacatgcaataaatgccacacacgagggaattcaacccctgaagtcgataatttaatgtgctaattttcatatgtggacaagtttgcataaaatgatgtaagacagcggaattgtatttgggatgcaagttatagctatcgtaatagcctatggtctgactttgaaaattaagataaacagtaatccagtggcccatggtctttgagtcactcaatgtatttagaatgaaaacgcatggcttcacctgttttctggcaagatttatcagatctgtcacatggcgatgatcgtgacagcctaaaaaataaactcgatcgcccaagatgcctgctagaccggcctgtatttcacgtgcattcatgacggcttatgcgcggacaatgcagcgaacgtgacgataatgatcaatttctatgacgccagtagtgtcggcgaaaaacattatgacgcggttgtgattacgtcccttggcaaacgacagattaattcttagatttcctgatttatccagagggatggcattgtgcacgtcctccgtcacaaagttaaagaaacatactgtccgacctttattgaatgcatcaaatgttagggaattacgcgtgtccaatcctagtgactcaagggtcgtgtaaaacaattttgacgcgtgatgcgggaaagagctgcgaacgttataaatggtcgccccgttcacggtgatatgtacatgtgacagatcggcgtgttgaaaatataaaccattcttatcaattacgccttgtaagctgtccatatcaactattgccatggtcaaattttgaggtatgatttgcgcgaaaggtaattcggcaatcaaagacgtttgattggcggctaacacatacgttttattgagcgttctattaaaagtgtattgcattggatttcgagtcaaggagttatttaacgattctaaggcgggcggatgtggcgtgacgcggtcaacccataacttagccatctcgagcttaaatttgaaactgctggcatcttggtgtgaattaagaatccatgttttgttagccaattctaatcgaattctcacatcaacagagtcaagcagataagcgtccagacttgatatatccgaaaacaaaggcgcagtcatcgaaatgccgtgcgttttacaatctttcatcatttgtttctcgtctttattccctcccgtgaaatagtcttcatcaaatttattgattatgccttttgatccatcataatcacgatggtagaaggcgacgcgaccgatagagtcaattttatcctgagggattgttgtaatcattttaatgaaggcgtgatagttgaacaaagaggatgactccacaagctgttcgttaaaataacaagcgcatgacttaaacatcgtattattcaaaccattactaaaaacgacgtgatcgccatcgtctagtggcgcgccgtctgccttcgtcgcgctaactcgcaattctagagacagcgttgatagatccaaaaattgccctggaataccaggcagtctaaattcaatgtaaggatcgttgatccccgcatgattattagcatttgcatctaaattaacgggtaatacgtccaactttcccctcgcagcgactgacgattcgatggtatgcaagcgattcacccgcggaaagttctcactcacggccgtcagataattgctcaggggggtggaggtcgctccaccctgcacatccggaccgtaatgagtcatctttgcgactaagctaaatattgaagatatctgctttatagcaagtctttcttttcagttgcctggttggtggttttctcttttttttttttttttccgactccaactttcctctttttcattactcgtccgcctcgaactatcctttcccccacacccttcacggctgcaacacctctatttcttaatgattcgcgaagtcgcttcccttctaaaacatctgttaataaaccttttcccatttggagcgcttcgggtgctacagtgcgcatgagaaagggaattgctcttttagcaaagccactcaaaacggaaaatagaccgccacctcttcttgaatggggtggaataaaaacccgAATGTCGTCTAAGCCTCCACCTTTGCTttgcgtaaaaagcaagtcgtattccgctcgagtgggaggtgtgaacgctctcgtcatgatggttgtcacgtcatgaataagacgtcgagcataatcaccggctatttatttctgtctgatatgctgctcccgccatgatcaaaataaataataacggtcaccccaattaaggaatacatttatactcgatttgtcaaacacacatcaactttattttaaaatttacatgatatagttattcagacttcctcaccagaatagtttcaactccaaaaggttgaagtcgctgcgccagcccttccaccataggcaggtaattattcttccactcatcctggcagcgacctctacatcccagtccttccgggataataatttgctctacttcagcgttcgccatggctagcagggcaatctttttcaggcaattctggaagtgttgacgtcgattcacgcttgtatccatcttgagtccttccacgtaaggcaaatccttcgacgtcgcgattgcctgtcgcgccttctcgtttccctcgacggcctcgccccaaccatactgagtcacgcaggccaccaggtgagggagatttacgcttcctgtgggaggcgcgtggataatgatacgtcctgggtcatctctcgtgtctgccgtggcccgatgaagcgagtagagtctctttctagctgcatgtgtattctcgtatgggtaaatcgttttgagatcccgcgcaatcccactcggttcggtggagacggcatttactgaataaatgatataacagcggcggtcgcggaagatgccatcggtcagcttgccctcgaccaccttcatcttgacgagtaattggagggctgatccacacgttgaaccctctgtgaggggagtgagggggaaatgtgtCATCGCAGACCTTTATTCAcacgtattggtcgatattacaccttctgcgtagtagaatttattcattcaaattgacgcaggtgttatttttttttcctttgttggtgggaagggatggagggcggggaacgtattatttattaggggatgtgggttaggggggggggtgaacctttttttgaccataaccctcatcaattatccatccgtgggcctgcacccctgacgcgcctaacacgtgctctcatgtattattgatgtacttactcgtttacagagtaagatggggagctttctcatttaatatgcttcccagatgtcaccgaccccgccacctatcagtttacttcgttgagtcgtatttctgatggcatccgcggggagttgcgccatgcgaagtagcagtgataataatggacgcttatcgggtgaaagtcttttcgcggcccccttttcgtgaccgagtactcgtatgagatcaaacacgcttatgccagaaaatggtggaagtaagttaccgcgctcatcccatgaaatcccaggtttaccctccaataatttcaagagagataaaccatattctctaaaggaaggaggaacggcaactcgaatcaaatcatccaagggtggattgacaggtgcgcgtggtggtggcgtcacgCTGGCGGCGTCGGGGAGGGCGGCGGCCGGTAgcggaagtgaagtttttttttttttcttgacttgttttgacgtgaatcggtgctgagttgtgctgtcggtcggtttaaacttacacctctcggcaactgagacgggaactaaacaatattctttcatctctgtagtaaacttgttattgccgacacggctatcgggagtaacgcggccaatatgttaccacctcgtttggagattagaatcgctttcttcttgtacacgggcgtcttcttcaaggctacagtgcgaatatcactcttgaattttttcaggcggttaatgatggtatcgtcgtccgtcaggcgtctcttcaaaaagttggcgaatatttccgagatgcaattgacttcgcgcttattcaaactttgcaagacctgcttccgcaatttaggggtgacgtgcgagaggagaaaaaccaaatccttgtacttcaatatcaatggtttttcctcatccatatcttatactaagtcgtccgcatctatccagctgtcaaatttatctgggtacccacgccagtggacgaagtactttctcttacctcgctcgaccttcgatcgtaatatatcgacctggtaatgtgagggaagagaggacttgattaattcttccctgtagaaagcgccggtcacgtcctcccccgccaaatcccttatgaaataaatagggattttatgtgagtaatccacacgacttatcttaaaaagctcctcggtattgttgacggtataacccttattgaatttaaattgcgttcgggaagcacgttgcaagcgtacaatgtctcccacgtctaatttatgactgacaactttctttccccttggccgatttaaatacattcgtttaaattgcttcctgacttgtgacagctcgcggaggtggtgaacctgagccggcgtttggttgccgcccaaaccgcggtgtggggtgtgattgtacgtatttattagggtgggcaagacgttaatatacgtcagtgtgttgttctgcgtgagatatttatatatttttgtctttatggttcggatgaccctttctgccaaactcgcctttgtttcacgcgagtaattggaatacaaggtaatacctttcaaagttagatattttttcactgcttgattataaaattcggatccctgatcggtaaaaagacgcgacacgcctgtaaaactccccgactctagaacttttttcagcgcttgcaggctactgtgtccggatttacttgtcagcgttgccactttcaagtatctgctgaaaacgtccaggcaaaacatgatgtatcggacgccgccattgtgtctgtgcagcctcgcaaaatcagccaaatcgcaagttaaaatgacggacggtttaggagcgagaatttttcgtcgcggaaaacgtttcagtgtcggcttgtgaagcgtataagtgcggttgccctgcagaaatgccctcacatcgcggagtgttagattcttatcccttttcttcccctctctgtagagtgcttgcacacctcctaaagccgcaggattcgtcatatcccggtaaagttcgtccaaaacggcgttcatagcagatagactttctcacagggtgactcatccacaatattcgtgcgcagttgaatttcttcgggtgcgttcggggataaatcacacaacaaataaccgtgatctcgtctaagcacgacatttttataaatttccacaaagtgtttggcgcgctcccttccataaagttgcctgcccagacattcaatttgatatatatctctgtttttcataagaatgtaatgtgaggcatttaaagttatcgttctagcatactttccggggaaaaagacattctgtgctatcattataactgacaaatttttatgtctccctttggtgaaagcctctgctatcgtttgagaattgccagccgtgaggaaattgtcatctaatatcaggagtgtgtgcgtttgcgggtcggcgtatggactgttatcatccatcacgggatcaataattttctcatgcacttcgaccttatcttgaaaaggggaattctgctgcagcgaatgcgatgagacgccacaaatgataattctgttaaatccatgctgatatttctctataattttattgcagaggtgtgttttgccggaatttgtataacctgcaataattatgcgtgcaggatatctgaagagattcagcatctcttcgctaaatgtcttgtccatgttaagttcagagggttactaaaagacgctacgatatgtttacagtatttattacttaacctttatttacatggtcatgtaggtaacagcataactaacctcccagctgcatcctcatccctgccttctaattatgacgtggatctcccccgacccacacctcttcctcaacctccccccttctcccccctctccttaacctaagtacaaatgttcttacattacctcctcctcctcatcctccttatccccACGTGGGCAGTACAAATGTCCTTACAGTACATGAACaatctcctcattcctctccttaactccatactcaaaacaaatgttcttacattacatgaatggcagctgctggcggccgcggtctctctccaccccttaattatgacgtgaataatgtcatggaaggCCACTCCCGATCACGACACaacccatcctccacctccccctcttccttagcctacgtggtcagagcaaatgtttttttacattacatgaagggtgtctgctagcagctgcgtcctctctttctctaccccttaatcatgatgtgaataatgccgcggaaagtctctcccgatcacgccacagaccactcattaccccatcctccccctcttcctccccctcttcctcctcctcctcctcctcctcctcctcctcctcctcttcctcatccacctccacctcccccacatccaccgccacctcctcttccatctcattctccacatctctttcccgcggatcattgtcggggtgataatacgcccttgaggtatagccatcgacgtgaaagcgcttgtcgtcaaaatgtgacaacgttcgctttcgcatacgagtggtacaaatttgtcctttcacattcctgatattatagcaatccaccatcccacatgcgacattattaagtgtttccctatactgctgatgcaatatattttgctgaaggtgagttggaatgcctttacctcgagatacttgcttgtcatcttccaacagcagcgaatacatctttggctttaatataatcgcctctttgatgagcgtggatccggtttcagatttcaacaagcctagttgacccttccgctccccattaaaacacgggtgatctgaagcaaagttactggtgtcgagaaaatttgccatgggtccatgtttcagttcatcatttaagtttgtaggtatgtgcagactgaaaatgaaactgtcagtatcttcataagctaatttagctctctccccataattagctttgatgacacgataccaaaagttgtacatgtacttctttgccacttctaaaatatggtatcccaagtaatttggctgcctgattttaatcgtgttcttactgttgacacatatgactcggtcctcgcctaattggtggacccttttaaaggatggatttcttgcatacttcaggaaagactttctttttgtcactaatttctgctggaggccatacttcacttcagataacatggatctaccataaactgcgtttgacatcagtttgcaaatgcgatttttaatggcgcacgtctcatttttacgctgagcgacgttcctttctatgaaaggtttcaggtatggagcctgtctgaacctatatatagcatgaacacattgtatttccagtccaagtgagagtaaaagttgcagcaattccagactgatgagatgatctttcagtcccttatgactggccacgagtttacgatttttcctccccagcttacgaccctcagcttctaacagtcttttactgtacggtgagatgtc
The window above is part of the Scylla paramamosain isolate STU-SP2022 chromosome 34, ASM3559412v1, whole genome shotgun sequence genome. Proteins encoded here:
- the LOC135090171 gene encoding uncharacterized protein LOC135090171, giving the protein MEQANKHFILRTAERISFRFDIYLGDAGGKRSRADHEDVNVEKMSEPAKKKLIFSDDDMSPLPASPPPDAPSGQESQQQQPTSQSIPPPQESLMPPPTEAQPQRSDESTVGGKEGQEVKKKSQENRKKKNIPPNTPEDDSTPKLPVAPAAPRKKLVPRVIKTTPVIDSDDDDLFAFNSQMF